The Bombus terrestris chromosome 16, iyBomTerr1.2, whole genome shotgun sequence genome includes a region encoding these proteins:
- the LOC100647878 gene encoding tubulin-folding cofactor B, whose product MSAYNVITSDFVNVSITNSGHNSYCIERRFQKGITIDEFKGKLELLTGGNPTTMKIEVYDKNEKLICVLDNGQRLLGSYPIDDGMRIHVIDNFSRTEENLNNVEKFEISEEEYAKRSDTVKAFLEKNKLGKYNEEEMKRRAEEKKQEEEAEIAAAQLCKVGDRCEVSVPNQPKRRATIMYVGKTEFKEGWWIGVKYDEPLGKNDGTVNGKSYFECLPKYGGFVKPIHVKVGDFPEEEFDLNEEL is encoded by the exons ATGAgtgcttataacgtaataacatcagATTTTGTAAATGTATCCATTACTAACTCTGGTCACAACTCATATTGCATAGAACGGCGATTTCAAAAAGGAATAACAATTGATGAATTTAAG gGAAAATTGGAACTTCTTACTGGTGGTAATCCAACAACAATGAAAATTGAAGTATAtgacaaaaatgaaaaattaatttgcgTATTAGACAATGGTCAACGTTTATTAGGATCATATCCTATTGACGATGGAATGCGAATACAT GTGATAGATAATTTTTCTCGTACTgaggaaaatttaaataatgtagagaaatttgaaatatcTGAAGAAGAATATGCTAAAAGATCag ATACTGTAAAAGCATTCTTGGAGAAAAATAAACTAGGAAAATATAATGaggaagaaatgaaaagaagagcagaagaaaagaagcaagaagaagaagcagaaataGCAGCTGCACAGTTATGTAAAGTTGGTGATCGTTGTGAAGTTTCTGTACCAAATCAACCAAAACGAAGAGCTACAATAATGTATGTTG GTAAAACTGAGTTTAAAGAAGGTTGGTGGATTGGAGTAAAATATGATGAACCACTTGGAAAGAATGATGGAAC TGTCAACGGAAAAAGCTATTTCGAATGTTTACCGAAATATGGTGGGTTTGTCAAACCAATACATGTGAAAGTAGGAGATTTTCCTGAAGAAGAATTTGACTTGAATGAAGAACTATAA